A single Biomphalaria glabrata chromosome 2, xgBioGlab47.1, whole genome shotgun sequence DNA region contains:
- the LOC129924385 gene encoding uncharacterized protein LOC129924385, producing the protein MVVDVVVDVVVDMVVDVVVDVKIDVVVDVVVDVVVDMVVDMVVDMVVDMVVDVVVDVVDDVVVDVVVDVLVDVLVDMVVDMVVDMVVDVVVDVVVDVVVDVVVDVVVEVVVDVVVDVVVDVVVDMVVDVVVDVMVDVVVDVVVDVVVDVVMDVLVDVAIDVVVDVVVDMVVDMVVDMVVDVVVDVVVDVLVDVLVDVVVDVVVEVVVDVVVDVVVDVVVDMVVDVVVDVMVDVVVDVVVDVVVDVVMDVLVDVAIDVVVDVVVDMVVDMVVDVVVDVVVDVVVDVLVDVLVDVVVDVVVDVLDDVVVDMAVDVVVDVVVDVVVDVVVDVLVDVLVDVVVDVVVDVVVDVVVDVLVDVLVDVLVDVVVDVVVDVLVDVVVDVVVDVVVDVLVDVLVEVVVDVLVEVVVDVAVDVAVDVVVKVLVDVVVDVVVDVVVDVVVDVAIDVVVDVVVYVLVDLAIDVVVDVVVDVVVDVDIDVMVYVVVDMLVDVVIDVVIDVLVDVAIDVVVDVVVDVLVDVLVDVLVDIVYSSVFTMMNKGGFYSKNK; encoded by the coding sequence ATGGTGGTTGACGTGGTGGTTGACGTGGTGGTCGACATGGTGGTTGACGTGGTGGTTGACGTGAAGATTGACGTGGTGGTTGACGTGGTGGTTGACGTGGTGGTTGACATGGTGGTCGACATGGTGGTCGACATGGTGGTCGACATGGTGGTTGACGTGGTGGTTGACGTGGTGGATGACGTGGTGGTTGACGTGGTGGTTGACGTGCTGGTTGACGTGCTGGTTGACATGGTGGTCGACATGGTGGTCGACATGGTGGTTGACGTGGTGGTTGACGTGGTGGTTGACGTGGTGGTTGACGTGGTGGTTGACGTGGTGGTTGAGGTGGTGGTTGACGTGGTGGTTGACGTAGTGGTTGACGTGGTGGTCGACATGGTGGTTGACGTGGTGGTTGACGTGATGGTTGACGTGGTGGTTGACGTGGTGGTTGACGTGGTGGTTGACGTGGTGATGGACGTGCTGGTTGACGTGGCGATTGACGTGGTGGTTGACGTGGTGGTTGACATGGTGGTCGACATGGTAGTCGACATGGTGGTTGACGTGGTGGTTGACGTGGTGGTTGACGTGCTGGTTGACGTGCTGGTTGACGTGGTGGTTGACGTGGTGGTTGAGGTGGTGGTTGACGTGGTGGTTGACGTAGTGGTTGACGTGGTGGTCGACATGGTGGTTGACGTGGTGGTTGACGTGATGGTTGACGTGGTGGTTGACGTGGTGGTTGACGTGGTGGTTGACGTGGTGATGGACGTGCTGGTTGACGTGGCGATTGACGTGGTGGTTGACGTGGTGGTTGACATGGTGGTCGACATGGTGGTTGACGTGGTGGTTGACGTGGTGGTTGACGTGGTGGTTGACGTGCTGGTTGACGTGCTGGTTGACGTGGTGGTTGACGTGGTGGTTGACGTGCTGGATGACGTGGTGGTTGACATGGCGGTTGACGTGGTAGTTGACGTGGTGGTTGACGTGGTGGTTGACGTGGTAGTTGACGTGCTGGTTGACGTGCTGGTTGACGTGGTGGTTGACGTGGTGGTTGACGTGGTGGTTGACGTGGTGGTTGACGTGCTGGTTGACGTGCTGGTTGACGTGCTGGTTGACGTGGTGGTTGACGTGGTGGTTGACGTGCTGGTTGACGTGGTGGTTGACGTGGTGGTTGACGTGGTGGTTGACGTGCTGGTTGACGTGCTGGTTGAAGTGGTGGTTGACGTGCTGGTTGAAGTGGTGGTTGACGTGGCGGTTGACGTGGCAGTTGACGTGGTGGTTAAAGTGCTGGTTGACGTGGTGGTTGACGTGGTGGTTGACGTGGTGGTTGATGTGGTGGTTGACGTGGCGATTGACGTAGTGGTTGACGTGGTGGTTTATGTGCTGGTTGACTTGGCGATTGACGTGGTGGTTGACGTGGTGGTTGACGTGGTAGTTGACGTGGATATTGACGTGATGGTTTACGTGGTGGTTGACATGCTGGTTGACGTGGTGATTGACGTGGTGATTGACGTGCTGGTTGACGTGGCGATTGACGTGGTGGTTGACGTGGTGGTTGACGTGCTGGTTGACGTGCTGGTTGACGTGCtggttgacattgtttattcttCCGTTTTTACAATGATGAACAAAGGCGGATTCTATTCTAAAAACAAATAG